The following DNA comes from Paenibacillus crassostreae.
GAACGGTCTTGTTAGTGCACAAGAGTTAAGTACACTTATGGAAGAAGCACAACAAGAAGCCTTTTGTGGTGCATTATCGTCGTATCACCCACATTTCTGGGCTGCAAAACTTCATTTTTATATTACAGATGTACCATTTTACAATTTCCCTTACACATTCGGATATATGTTTAGTACAGGTCTATATGTTCGAGCACAACAGGAGGGTGCATCTTTCGCCGATAAATATGATCTTTTGTTACAAGATACCGGTATGATGACTGTAGAAGAATTAGCATCCAAGCATTTAGCTGTTGATTTGACTGGCCCAGAATTTTGGCAAAGTGCTATCGACTTGTGTATTTCAGATGTAAAGGAATTTATGGAGATGACTGAACATTTGGCTTGATTTCCTCCACATTAGTAAAATCAAGTTGGGTTTTATTGTAGAAAAAAGACGAAGATTCCCGCAAGGGGATCTTTTTTTCGCGAATTGTTCCATTAATCATATTGTCGTTTTATGATGGATTTTAGCATAATATATCATAATTAATTGTAAATCACAGCATTAATTAGGGATATATACCCAATTTTGTTTGAATATGTTGATAGATGTTATTTTAGCATTTATAATGAGTCATAAGCCCTATAATATGGGCGAAAAAAAAGGGAGAAGGGATTTAATGATCAAGATTGATCAATTATCGTTAGCAAGACAAATGGATATTGTATTTAAAGAACTAGAACAGGAATTAGCTGGTTTAAATTCTGGCACTTTGTTTATGCAAATTCGCAATAATGTTGTTGGGAAGTTTGGAATTCGGCAAAATCCGATTGCTGGGCGTAATGGTAGCTTTCCTTCTTCCGAAGAAGGTCTTAATGCTGTACATCAACTATCTTTTAGGAACATGGCCATTGAAAGTCTGAAGTACAAATATCATTGGACTCATGGTGAGATTAGTTATGACTTCACGATACGCCAAGGCATACTTATGGTAGATGCAATCCTAGAATCTAATTACAACATGGCAAACCTAATGATTCGTTATTCACGTAATACATATCAAAATGCTTCATCGGACTTATTATAATTCGTATAAAATACAATTTTATCAAAAATGTAATTGGATTTAAAAAAGAACAGAGTGGACCCTAACGAACCAATAGCTAGGGATCCAAACTGTTCTTT
Coding sequences within:
- a CDS encoding O-methyltransferase, which produces MIKIDQLSLARQMDIVFKELEQELAGLNSGTLFMQIRNNVVGKFGIRQNPIAGRNGSFPSSEEGLNAVHQLSFRNMAIESLKYKYHWTHGEISYDFTIRQGILMVDAILESNYNMANLMIRYSRNTYQNASSDLL